From the Phycisphaeraceae bacterium genome, one window contains:
- a CDS encoding ABC transporter ATP-binding protein produces MTATASQTEAVGDQAPKAMIRCIDLTKVFKDFWLRDRVRAVDAIDLDVLSGEVFGLLGPNGSGKSTTIKMVLGLLRPTSGQIAVLGKHPEDVAIKKRIGYLPEESYLYRFLTARETLEYYARLFGLNGRQRKTRVDTLLELVGLTHAERRPVGEFSKGMQRKIGLAQALVNDPDILILDEPTTGMDPIATADVKRVLQTLKSRGKTVILCSHLLADVESVCDRVAIMFGGKIRAIGPVDELLTDSGKTTLETAHLSESEIQHVEETLRQHGKALDGVRQPRTTLEQLFLEIVKQAELEGLATSGARSGGAITGFLADDADAAGDDDTQQLIDNLVRPKAKPATPEPKQGGGFGVQVPPPPPPPPPADPEIEEADAVLGDLIQKMEQPRRSSSQPESDDGRSAEEKPRAEEDLSVLDDLTGGSANKNPDRPPS; encoded by the coding sequence ATGACAGCGACCGCCAGCCAGACCGAAGCCGTTGGTGATCAGGCTCCCAAGGCCATGATCCGCTGCATCGACCTGACCAAGGTGTTCAAGGATTTCTGGCTGCGTGATCGTGTCCGCGCTGTCGATGCGATCGACCTCGATGTTCTGAGCGGAGAAGTTTTTGGGCTGCTTGGTCCGAACGGCTCGGGCAAGTCGACCACGATCAAGATGGTTCTTGGGCTCCTGCGCCCGACTTCGGGGCAGATCGCTGTGCTTGGCAAGCACCCCGAGGATGTCGCGATCAAGAAGCGTATTGGTTATCTGCCGGAGGAGTCGTACCTGTATCGCTTCCTTACGGCGCGGGAGACTCTTGAGTACTACGCCCGGCTGTTCGGGCTCAACGGTCGTCAGCGTAAGACCCGTGTTGACACGCTGCTTGAGCTGGTTGGGCTGACTCATGCTGAGCGGCGGCCGGTGGGCGAGTTTTCCAAGGGTATGCAGCGCAAGATCGGGCTGGCTCAGGCGCTCGTGAACGACCCGGACATCCTCATTCTCGACGAGCCGACCACGGGGATGGACCCGATTGCGACGGCGGACGTCAAGCGTGTGCTTCAGACGCTAAAGAGTCGCGGCAAGACGGTCATTCTCTGTTCGCACCTGCTTGCGGATGTTGAGTCGGTCTGCGATCGGGTGGCCATTATGTTTGGCGGGAAGATCCGTGCGATCGGGCCGGTCGATGAGCTGCTAACGGATTCGGGCAAGACCACGCTTGAAACAGCGCACCTCTCTGAGTCGGAGATCCAGCATGTCGAGGAGACGCTTCGCCAGCACGGCAAAGCTCTTGACGGTGTTCGGCAGCCGCGCACGACGCTTGAGCAACTGTTCCTTGAGATTGTGAAGCAGGCTGAGCTTGAGGGTCTTGCTACGTCCGGTGCGCGCTCGGGTGGGGCGATCACCGGTTTCCTGGCTGACGATGCGGATGCCGCTGGCGACGACGATACTCAGCAGCTCATCGACAATCTGGTCAGGCCGAAGGCCAAGCCCGCGACGCCTGAGCCCAAGCAGGGTGGTGGGTTCGGGGTGCAGGTTCCGCCCCCTCCCCCTCCGCCTCCGCCAGCCGACCCGGAGATTGAGGAGGCCGATGCCGTGCTTGGCGATCTGATCCAGAAGATGGAACAGCCTCGACGGTCGTCATCACAACCGGAGTCGGATGATGGTCGGTCAGCCGAGGAGAAGCCGCGGGCAGAAGAAGACCTGTCGGTTCTCGATGATCTGACCGGCGGCTCGGCCAACAAGAACCCGGACCGCCCGCCCTCGTAA
- a CDS encoding ABC transporter permease yields the protein MFTRPILLLIVALGVFLAGFVLNVLLGAQGYVGAAGLVNLTGSFFALLILIISYIRYNAVPWVAIVGRLVGATALAMLIAQCFALFGWFNGIIIVVGVYAMGLAYVAGMWLIRFVLRAGHPILGVARTLIDESIRMRVPLVFLIVLLLLVPSLPLVMDPAERLEYRVASFLSWSMLAVSGLLSLLTIFLAVGTVASEFSQKQIFLTFTKPVARWQYLLGKWLGIVMLNALLVLVAGGGIYAFTELIARQPALDGPDRMGVDTQVLAARIAVEPQFGSADELQARFAQQLQRLRLEQPETYGSPGDPIDRLSDAAINQIQMIAISDWLSIAPRNSQTYRFENLAEAKGLGGNVQLRVEPNAAGTVPEGMVELGMRVNGRPYGSSVFPDGRIRLSEETHHILDIPASAITDDGVLVLEIFNARADQPSISFSPADGMQLLYRVDTFESNLFRAMVLLWTRLAFLAMAGLAAASFLGFPVACLLALMIYFGAATSSFLDESLTWFGDKPPSTATLPEVLLWYPLTFIGKLTEGEIVDAAKVVIRAVGRGFMMLIPSFGEYTATEQIAKGLYIPWRTVLMALAWVSGIWTGVVFLIGYLLLRRREPAEVIV from the coding sequence GTGTTCACACGCCCCATACTGCTGCTGATTGTCGCCCTCGGGGTTTTCCTCGCCGGGTTTGTGCTCAATGTTCTTCTTGGTGCACAGGGGTATGTTGGTGCCGCTGGCCTGGTCAACCTCACGGGCAGTTTTTTCGCTCTGCTGATTCTCATCATCAGCTACATCCGATACAACGCCGTGCCGTGGGTGGCGATCGTCGGTCGGTTGGTTGGCGCTACCGCGTTGGCGATGCTCATCGCCCAGTGTTTTGCGCTCTTTGGTTGGTTCAATGGCATCATCATTGTTGTTGGTGTCTACGCGATGGGGCTGGCTTATGTCGCGGGGATGTGGTTGATTCGGTTCGTGCTGCGAGCGGGTCATCCGATCTTGGGGGTGGCGCGGACGCTGATTGATGAGTCGATCCGGATGCGGGTGCCGTTGGTGTTCCTGATCGTGCTGTTGTTGCTGGTGCCCAGTCTTCCGCTGGTGATGGACCCTGCGGAGCGGCTTGAATACCGGGTTGCTTCGTTTCTGAGTTGGTCGATGCTTGCTGTTTCGGGTTTGCTTAGTCTGCTGACGATTTTTCTTGCGGTCGGTACGGTCGCCAGTGAGTTCAGCCAGAAGCAGATTTTCCTGACGTTCACCAAGCCGGTTGCCCGCTGGCAGTATCTCCTGGGCAAGTGGCTTGGCATCGTGATGCTCAACGCCTTGCTTGTGCTCGTCGCTGGTGGTGGCATCTACGCGTTTACCGAGCTTATCGCGCGGCAACCGGCGCTTGATGGCCCGGATCGCATGGGCGTCGATACTCAGGTTCTCGCGGCGCGTATCGCGGTCGAGCCTCAGTTCGGTAGTGCTGACGAGCTTCAGGCGCGGTTCGCTCAGCAACTCCAGCGGCTTCGGCTCGAACAGCCCGAGACTTACGGCAGCCCGGGTGATCCGATTGACCGGCTCTCCGACGCCGCGATCAATCAGATTCAGATGATCGCGATCAGCGACTGGCTGAGTATCGCGCCACGCAACAGTCAGACTTACCGGTTCGAGAATCTCGCTGAGGCCAAGGGCCTGGGCGGGAACGTCCAGCTTCGGGTTGAACCCAACGCCGCGGGCACGGTTCCTGAAGGCATGGTTGAGCTGGGGATGCGGGTGAATGGTCGGCCGTATGGCAGCAGCGTGTTTCCCGATGGTCGCATTCGGCTTTCGGAGGAAACGCATCACATCCTGGATATCCCCGCTTCGGCGATCACCGACGATGGCGTTCTGGTTCTTGAGATCTTCAACGCGCGAGCCGATCAGCCGAGCATCAGCTTTAGCCCGGCTGACGGCATGCAGCTTCTCTACCGGGTTGACACGTTTGAGAGCAATCTATTCCGCGCGATGGTTCTGCTCTGGACGCGACTGGCTTTTCTGGCGATGGCGGGGCTCGCGGCGGCCTCGTTCCTTGGTTTCCCCGTCGCCTGTCTACTTGCGCTGATGATCTACTTTGGGGCGGCTACCTCGTCGTTCCTCGATGAGTCGCTCACTTGGTTCGGCGACAAGCCACCCTCGACCGCCACGCTGCCTGAGGTCTTGCTCTGGTATCCGCTTACGTTCATCGGCAAGCTGACTGAGGGTGAGATCGTTGATGCGGCGAAGGTCGTCATCCGGGCGGTTGGTCGCGGGTTCATGATGCTGATTCCTTCTTTCGGCGAATACACGGCGACGGAGCAGATCGCTAAGGGTTTGTATATCCCCTGGCGGACCGTGCTGATGGCGTTGGCCTGGGTGAGCGGGATTTGGACCGGGGTGGTCTTCCTGATCGGCTACCTGCTGCTTCGCCGGCGCGAACCTGCGGAGGTGATTGTTTGA